The following coding sequences are from one Granulicella arctica window:
- a CDS encoding ATP-binding cassette domain-containing protein: MQIELKHHQGPLTLDAIFTLTQPWTVLFGPSGSGKTTILRAIQGFVRPDHGKLTLASTPILNTATRLFVPPYQRPVRSAGQSPRLFPNMTVAENIRYGVPIATLASTPALLDEILHLFRLEPLATKQPQALSGGEKQRVSVARATASAVATPNALLLLDEPFTGLDYTLRDTLATDLQSWLAQRRTPVLSVTHDIGEAFLLQAEVLRLEAGRITHQGPTNQVLAPERTRLLTRLHS, encoded by the coding sequence TTGCAAATTGAACTCAAACACCATCAAGGCCCCCTCACCCTAGACGCCATCTTCACCCTCACCCAACCCTGGACCGTCCTCTTCGGCCCCTCCGGCAGCGGCAAGACCACCATCCTCCGCGCCATCCAGGGCTTCGTCCGGCCTGATCACGGCAAGCTCACCCTAGCCTCAACACCGATCCTCAACACCGCCACCCGCCTCTTCGTCCCACCTTACCAACGCCCCGTCCGCAGCGCGGGCCAATCTCCCCGCCTCTTCCCCAACATGACCGTCGCCGAAAATATCCGCTACGGCGTCCCCATCGCAACCCTAGCGTCCACCCCAGCTCTCCTGGACGAAATCCTCCACCTCTTCCGCCTCGAACCCCTGGCCACCAAACAACCCCAAGCCCTCAGCGGAGGCGAAAAACAACGCGTCTCCGTAGCTCGAGCCACCGCCTCCGCCGTCGCCACACCCAACGCACTCCTCCTCCTCGACGAGCCCTTCACCGGCCTCGACTACACCCTCCGCGACACCCTCGCCACCGACCTGCAATCCTGGCTAGCCCAACGCCGAACCCCGGTCCTCTCCGTCACCCACGACATCGGCGAAGCCTTCCTCCTCCAAGCCGAAGTCCTCCGCCTGGAAGCCGGTCGCATCACCCACCAAGGCCCCACCAACCAAGTCCTGGCACCCGAGCGCACCCGCCTCCTCACCCGGTTACACAGCTAG